The window ttgattccagtctttatgctaagctaagctaactggctgcttgcatagtagcttcatatttaagaTAAGACATGAGAGATCTGTCAATGTTCTCCTCTAACTCTCGGCTAGAGAGCGAATAAGCGTGTTCATAATGAAACTGtgtgaaaaggtgaaaaaaattaaaattagtaTGAAGTGAGGGGTCAGAAGATTTGCTTCAGTTACAGCAGAAGATTGCTTcatgttaaaggaacagttcacagttttctttcaaagGCTGATTGTTCGCTGAAATTGCTCCTCCGGTTATGTCCAGACAGCTCTCCTCCAACGGGTGAAGAGATAAAAACTGCTGGTCACGATCACTGCAGATCTCAACAGAAAACTTTTCTTTCATGCTTTGTGAATTCATTTCGCTGTCTGGTCTGAATCTGGTCCAGGGACTTCGGTGTCCTGTTTTCTTTGGCTCACACCACTGCTGCACTCTGACAGTGGATCTGCTCACATTGCTGAATTTCTGTTGCTCAAAAATTTTAGGCTAAATGACAGAGAGCACCGATTTTGGTCTGTTTCTGGTCAGGCAAACACATCATTTAGTATCAATACATtcatgtaaaagtcctgcattcaaaccctatcaaagtaaaagtatagaagtattatcagcaaattGCATTCTGgagaaaaatggctgctgtgaGTGGTGTGTTATGATATGTGACATTATTAGACTGTTATTACTGATGCAACTACACACACCAGTAGGTAACTGGTTACAGCCAATTTCAACTGCTTTATATAATTTTAGGTAGTTTAGTGTACACCAACATGGGGGTCAGacccctccaaagggtcacaagacATATTTGAGGGGTCTTTTGATTATTAAGATCGtgagaaacaagaaaaactaaaacaattgattcattttttagCTTGTTTCTGTGAAACATTGGATATTTTTGTGCctcagttatttaaaaaaacaagggAAATTTCTCTGTGGTGGatctgaaaacaactttttcaaGGCAAAAACGTTTAAATCATTAACaaggcattttattttatgagcttattatatgtttttttaatgtaaaatgttaatCTGAAAATTAACACGTAATTATAGCTGTCAGACAactgtagtgaagtaaaaagtacaatatttccctgtgAAACGTAGTGGAGCTAAAGTAGAAAGTAGCATAAACACACTTTTTTACATGATTACATGAGTTTACTTTCTGTTTCCTCACAGCAAACCCAGAGAGCTTCGCCCTCTACTTCATGATGGGCGTCTGCTTCGGGCTTCTCATGGCGCTGTGCCTCCTGGTGGCAGGCATCGCCTGCAGGACTCGCCGCCGCCCCAGGCCTCCCCCTTCCCCCGAGAGGAGACAGCTGAAGGAGTccagcgaggaagaggaggatgagagtatcgcagaggaggatgtggaagAGGCGGAGATTCCTAAAATGACAGTGGGGCCCATGAGCGATCGCAGCAGCCAGTCGAACGGTACTCTGAGGAGCGTGAACGTGTTCGCGTCagctgaggagctggagaaggccCGACgcctggaggagagggagcgaatCGTCAGGGAGATCTGGAGGAACGGGCAGCCGGACATCCTGGTCACAGGGACGGGGACTATTGGACGAGTGCATTACCACTAACGGACGCTTTGACTGTGCCCTGAAAATCCACCTTACTGACTGCACAGAGCAGGAGATACACTGTGCATTGGGTAGAAATCTGCATCATGACAACCCAAAGTGTTCAGTATTAATAGaagggactgtatgaaaaagATTCAGGTGATGAGGGGGGCTGGAAATAATGCTGGTTTTTACCCAGTctaccatcttagtttagcatgtcaacatttgctaaatagcataaaaagtccagctgaggctgatgtcatCAGTTGCGCAGATGTTTATtcataaaacaaagaactggattaattaaaaagcacaagaTGAAACGGCAGCAAAGTGATTACTCTTCATCCTAAGTGggaaccaaatttcatggcaatccatccaataattgttgagaCACCATTTTTTGTGCCGTCCATATAGTAGATGCTGAGTTATTTTACTGGGTAAGTGAAAGCTTAGACCTGCTAGAGGCACTAAAAGAGTCAGGAGGCCATCAAAGTCTGTAggagtcatcctctggggaccatgagtGTCGGGACAAAACTTCAAAGGCGATGCATCAAATGgttgctgagatgtttcagtctggaccaaaagTCAGTCCAGCCTACTTTTAGCTCAAAGGAAAATGACAATAGTCCCCCTTTTCTGAGCCCCTTGCCCCATAATTACTTTCCTACAGCCCATAAACAAATAATGCATTATAAAGTAAGTAAttatatgaataaatacagacaaaacatgcaatACATCCACgatattttcaaacatttcaataCATCTTTAAACCTCAGCTCAGTGTTATAgatgttatttcattttgctttttctcaCGCCTGTTCGTACCGActgaaaagtgtaaaaaaaaaaaaacagtctttagTTAAAGTTAGTTAAAGTCCTACAAAAACTGCTGGAATAAAACGAAAAAACAAATCCAATCAAGAAACTGTCTCATTGTGAAAAGAAGCGAAAAATATCATGACGTAATAATGAGCTGAGTTGTAAAATTTTCaattatttcaacatttcaataTGGTTGTCTGTATTTATatgtttgattatttatttcttaatgTCTTATTTGTTAATTTAATATTGTGCACTTTTGTCCTCCATAGATTATATCATATCACTTGTGACATAAGACATTTTGAATCCATCATATCTGGCTTCATCTGTATTTTACCATATCATTACAATGAGGATAATTAAAACTTAAACCACTTTTTAAACCAACAAGTgggcatttatttattattggtTAACAGTCAGATTATTTGTGTCAAACTAtccacttatttgctttcttgtagAGAATCAGATCAGACAATCGCTAAcgcctgtttgtttttttattagctGTAGCTATTAAAAGGTTAGCAACATTAGCTAAGCACGAACACTGGGAACAGGTAGAaccagctagcctggctgtggcCAAAGGTAAACCACCAACACTTGTGAGGTTGCCAGGAAACCTCTAAtgctccaggaagtcactggtCCCACCCAAGAAATAGTCAGGGCCCTGTAGAACAACAAATATCACAGTTTTAAGtaattttcaagcaaaaatgcaaaacattccCTAGTTGCAGCCTCTCAAATGTTCAAAACTTGCTTATTTCTTTGTCCTATATGACAGTAAATTGAATGTGTTTGGATCTTGGATGTAAGActattatatttacattgatacaaaggagaaaaacagcaaatcttcacatttgaatCAGATTGTTCATTCAATTTGCTAAATTACGTATTTTCTGTAAACCAACTAATCGTTTAATCTACAAATCATTTGAGCTCTTGGAACATACTACCCTGGGCTTTGGAACATTATGACTTCTCACTTATTTTGATTTTCAAGCCAAACAATCATTAGAGAAAATAATCTGTGTATTAGTCAGAGAGGACATCAGTAATTagttgcagctgcagtgtcaAACTGCTCCCAGAGGAAGTTTTGAGGTGGTTAATCTTAGCAGAGAAGTCGTCTTCCCACAGAAACCCTCGGTCTTTTCCCAGCCTTCACACTGACATGTATCTCTGAccccatcacttcctgtgtttccctTTCCACAATTCTCGGTACCTTCCCTCCCAGTTTCACCTCCGACGCTCCAGCTCTCTCGGCTGAAGACGGGCCTGTTTGCGGCTATGAAA of the Chelmon rostratus isolate fCheRos1 chromosome 16, fCheRos1.pri, whole genome shotgun sequence genome contains:
- the eva1bb gene encoding eva-1 homolog Bb translates to MEPVKRDMELLSNSMATYAHIKANPESFALYFMMGVCFGLLMALCLLVAGIACRTRRRPRPPPSPERRQLKESSEEEEDESIAEEDVEEAEIPKMTVGPMSDRSSQSNGTLRSVNVFASAEELEKARRLEERERIVREIWRNGQPDILVTGTGTIGRVHYH